A genomic stretch from Mycteria americana isolate JAX WOST 10 ecotype Jacksonville Zoo and Gardens unplaced genomic scaffold, USCA_MyAme_1.0 Scaffold_44, whole genome shotgun sequence includes:
- the LOC142403823 gene encoding LOW QUALITY PROTEIN: repulsive guidance molecule B-like (The sequence of the model RefSeq protein was modified relative to this genomic sequence to represent the inferred CDS: deleted 1 base in 1 codon), whose product MGRAAPSCTTEAEWLRRLPSAALGLIALLGLLLGTADCQLQTPCRIQKCTTDFVSLTSHLNSALDGSDLEFCKALRAYAACTYRNSKVCRGNLVYHSAVLGISDLMSQRNCSKDGPTSSTNPKVTHDPCNYSGHTGAREHQGEEQTSPPTYLFCGLFGDPHLRTFKDRFQTCRVEGAWPLIDNNYLSVQVTNVPVVPGSSATATNKITIIFKSYRDCTDQKVYQAVTDDLPAAFVDGTTSGSDGNTKSLRIVEKVGGKYVEMHARYIGTTVYIHQLGHYLMLAIRMPQELAMAYEESQDLQLCVNGCPSSERIDDSGHLPLSVMGQLLPQAGATHPWSVYTLETATTKCHEKILVKDIYFYSCVFDLLTTGDVNLTAAAHSALKDVEALHPRKEHWHIFPSNESGGGVGKGSKFFVSPGLVCLILAAFL is encoded by the exons ATGGGGAGAGCAGCACCTTCCTGCACCACCGAGGCTGAGTGGCTACGTCGCCTGCCGTCCGCCGCCCTCGGTCTCATCGCCCtactggggctgctgctgggcacag CTGACTGCCAGCTTCAAACACCTTGTCGAATCCAGAAGTGCACCACAGACTTCGTGTCCTTAACTTCACATCTAAACTCTGCTCTTGATGGCTCTGATTTGGAGTTTTGCAAGGCCCTGCGGGCATATGCTGCTTGTACCTATCGCAATTCCAAAGTATGCCGTGGAAATCTAGTCTACCATTCTGCAGTGCTTGGAATCAGCGACCTCATGAGCCAGAGAAACTGTTCCAAGGATGGACCCACATCCTCTACCAACCCTAAAGTGACCCATGATCCCTGCAATTACAGTGGCCACACAGGAGCCAGAGAACATCAGGGAGAGGAACAAACTTCTCCTCCTACTTACCTG TTTTGTGGCTTGTTTGGTGATCCTCATCTGAGAACTTTTAAGGATCGCTTCCAGACATGCAGAGTGGAAGGTGCTTGGCCTCTCATAGACAATAACTACTTATCAGTGCAAGTGACGAATGTGCCTGTGGTCCCAGGATCCAGTGCTACTGCTACAAATAAG aTAACTATTATCTTTAAATCATACCGAGACTGTACAGATCAGAAAGTATATCAAGCAGTGACCGATGACTTACCTGCAGCTTTTGTGGATGGCACAACAAGTGGAAGCGATGGGAACACCAAGAGCTTGCGAATTGTGGAAAAAGTTGGTGGCAAATATGTTGAAATGCATGCCAGGTACATCGGAACCACAGTGTATATACACCAACTTGGACACTACTTAATGCTGGCCATTCGCATGCCTCAAGAGTTGGCTATGGCCTATGAGGAGAGTCAGGATCTGCAGCTGTGTGTGAATGGTTGCCCTTCAAGTGAACGTATTGATGATAGTGGCCACTTGCCATTGTCTGTGATGGGGCAGTTACTCCCCCAGGCAGGTGCTACTCATCCCTGGTCAGTATACACACTGGAAACTGCCACCACCAAATGCCATGAGAAGATACTGGTGAAGGACATCTATTTTTACTCATGTGTGTTTGACCTACTCACAACTGGTGATGTTAACCTCACAGCTGCTGCTCACAGTGCCTTGAAGGATGTGGAGGCATTGCACCCCAGAAAAGAGCACTGGCATATCTTTCCCAGCAATgaaagtggtggtggtgtgggCAAGGGTAGCAAATTCTTTGTCAGTCCTGGTCTTGTGTGCTTGATCCTCGCTGCATTTTTGTAG